The nucleotide window GTGTTTCTCAACCTCCGGTTGCTTTTGATTTTCATCAAACATGGCAAATAGGTAAGTCTCGATAACTCTGCCAGGCCTCTTAGGAGTACCTCCTTTAACATGCTGGATCAAATTTGAGAGATAAGTACGCCCATTATCAAATGTGGCAGCAAATGCTCCGGCAGATGGCCAGCCACTTTCCGAAACAACCACCTCCAGAGAACCACCACCAGCTCTCTCAAGAGCAGAGTACAATGCATCCAACGTTGCATCAAAAAGGTTCTCGTAACCTCGCTGACCATCCCATACAACAACTGATGTTGAAGTGAACAAAGCATAGGGAAGGGAAATGTCCCTTGGATTACCAGCATAAGTAAAGTAAGGATAAATATTGGCAAGTAAAGGTGACCTGATAGAGGATAGGAATCCAATAATTGGGTCCAAATATGATCTAACATCATCCCTAAAAGCACCTGCAGAAGGAGGGTAGGAATTTCCTATCAGGGTCATGTCAATTGCAGTAGAGACCTTGATTTGATCTTGAAGACCAGCTGCTCTTAAAGCATCATGTATATTTCTCATGGCAGGCAAAACAAATTGGGCCAACCAGGCTGTGCCTCCATTTACAGGACTAATTTCGTTGCCGACTGCTATATATCTGAGCCTGACACTTGACCAGAAGCCACGAACATTTTTTTGTACCCATGAGTTTGCAATGGAAGGATTGGTAAGGCTTTGGAGATCTGAGTTTGGAACACCTAGTATGAGTTCAATGTTTGAGCCTCTAAGGGCTTGCAATACTGCTTGATTTGGATCATAAATTCTCATTCTCTTGATGTTAGATTGTTTATAGAGAGCTATGACCTCTGAAGCAGGTGGAAGGTTGTTGCCTAGCTTTCCATAGCAAACACCTACCTGGGCATCTGAATTCCAAATACAGGTATTAGTTGAAACCCTTTAGAAcgaggaaaaaaaaaagcatcGTCAACTTTAACATGAGAGTAgatagatagagagagagagagacacctGTTATACCAAGGCTTGCTATATAGAGAATCAGAAGAAGCATGACAGGAGTTCTTGAGAGTAAGGAACCACTAGTTCTCGAAGTTGAAGAAAGCATGGCCattaagaaggatggaacctaaGAAGAGAGCAGCTTAATTTGGAGCATGCATATGCATTACATTACTACCAAGTCTATGCTTTATATAGGGACTC belongs to Hevea brasiliensis isolate MT/VB/25A 57/8 chromosome 4, ASM3005281v1, whole genome shotgun sequence and includes:
- the LOC110656333 gene encoding glucan endo-1,3-beta-glucosidase, basic vacuolar isoform-like — encoded protein: MAMLSSTSRTSGSLLSRTPVMLLLILYIASLGITDAQVGVCYGKLGNNLPPASEVIALYKQSNIKRMRIYDPNQAVLQALRGSNIELILGVPNSDLQSLTNPSIANSWVQKNVRGFWSSVRLRYIAVGNEISPVNGGTAWLAQFVLPAMRNIHDALRAAGLQDQIKVSTAIDMTLIGNSYPPSAGAFRDDVRSYLDPIIGFLSSIRSPLLANIYPYFTYAGNPRDISLPYALFTSTSVVVWDGQRGYENLFDATLDALYSALERAGGGSLEVVVSESGWPSAGAFAATFDNGRTYLSNLIQHVKGGTPKRPGRVIETYLFAMFDENQKQPEVEKHFGLFFPDKQPKYNLNFGAEKNWDVSAESNATILFLKRDI